One Tursiops truncatus isolate mTurTru1 chromosome 3, mTurTru1.mat.Y, whole genome shotgun sequence DNA segment encodes these proteins:
- the NANOS3 gene encoding nanos homolog 3 isoform X2, with amino-acid sequence MGSFNLWTDYLGLARLVEALRGEEEPEIRLDPQPEPVPGPEEGQTHSPESSPAPERLCSFCKHNGESRAIYQSHVLKDEAGRVLCPILRDYVCPQCGATRDHAHTRRFCPLTGQGYTSVYSYTTRNSAGRKLVRSDKAKTQDSGHCRGGGSKGVGKPNGTTPSSCLPSTSA; translated from the exons ATGGGGAGCTTCAATCTATGGACAGATTACCTGGGTTTGGCACGCCTGGTGGAGGCTCTGCGTGGGGAAGAGGAGCCTGAGATCAGGCTGGACCCCCAGCCAGAACCAGTGCCAGGACCAGAGGAGGGTCAGACACACAGCCCGGAATCCTCACCAGCTCCTGAACGCCTGTGCTCTTTCTGCAAGCACAACGGCGAGTCCCGGGCCATCTACCAGTCCCACGTGCTCAAGGACGAAGCTGGCCGGGTGCTGTGCCCCATCCTCCGAGACTACGTGTGCCCCCAGTGTGGTGCCACTCGCGACCATGCCCACACCCGCCGCTTCTGTCCGCTCACCGGCCAGGGCTACACCTCCGTCTATAGCTACACCACCCGCAACTCGGCCGGCAGGAAGCTGGTCCGCTCGGACAAGGCGAAGACGCAGGACTCCGGACACTGCCGAGGAGGAG GTTCCAAAGGTGTCGGGAAGCCTAATGGAACTACCCCCTCTTCCTGCTTACCCTCCACTTCTGCCTAA
- the NANOS3 gene encoding nanos homolog 3 isoform X1 produces the protein MGSFNLWTDYLGLARLVEALRGEEEPEIRLDPQPEPVPGPEEGQTHSPESSPAPERLCSFCKHNGESRAIYQSHVLKDEAGRVLCPILRDYVCPQCGATRDHAHTRRFCPLTGQGYTSVYSYTTRNSAGRKLVRSDKAKTQDSGHCRGGGACAGSKGVGKPNGTTPSSCLPSTSA, from the exons ATGGGGAGCTTCAATCTATGGACAGATTACCTGGGTTTGGCACGCCTGGTGGAGGCTCTGCGTGGGGAAGAGGAGCCTGAGATCAGGCTGGACCCCCAGCCAGAACCAGTGCCAGGACCAGAGGAGGGTCAGACACACAGCCCGGAATCCTCACCAGCTCCTGAACGCCTGTGCTCTTTCTGCAAGCACAACGGCGAGTCCCGGGCCATCTACCAGTCCCACGTGCTCAAGGACGAAGCTGGCCGGGTGCTGTGCCCCATCCTCCGAGACTACGTGTGCCCCCAGTGTGGTGCCACTCGCGACCATGCCCACACCCGCCGCTTCTGTCCGCTCACCGGCCAGGGCTACACCTCCGTCTATAGCTACACCACCCGCAACTCGGCCGGCAGGAAGCTGGTCCGCTCGGACAAGGCGAAGACGCAGGACTCCGGACACTGCCGAGGAGGAGGTGCCTGTGCAG GTTCCAAAGGTGTCGGGAAGCCTAATGGAACTACCCCCTCTTCCTGCTTACCCTCCACTTCTGCCTAA
- the BRME1 gene encoding break repair meiotic recombinase recruitment factor 1 isoform X3 — MSKRKKLRTSGGEGIRPPKLPKNPRLGDSDGDPQSSKLGHWHHPEETESRSGPAPSAEQSPEAPGQAASSSPYEEVGAPSRLLGQPEKEPVRLPPSQNSAGRFVPQFTKPRKTVTGRAEKREEDPRSGAFSLETLPEPSAQQARSQPREESPGLALQETRDPGDQTQADSACPEPSGQNPVTPVPGDGDPQPLASSTASLEWGTVPSASERASQDHLSKHGTNVPDGGSTEEGWLPGDHGQKGHLPGSDAEEEPDQGAPQEGGARGEAGAELPEECQEEEDGILGPEPRSAAQGPSGPLQTPSWTGGGAEGSYSSPRCSRLGAVVIAGVSTDATEPEQRALGVAGPGGTVNARVTASPSGKAPDGGHSRALLGCMPLNGETTGGREEARRADKPPDDVPGGLAASLAPAHESQEPTIGAGDSSPLALQMGPGVGQTQVPGPDQEGLGGMCLLPLLSQPVAKKTAELGSQSHEQDLKGRSLSLGACAPPAYREAVDGPPQDAGARQGSPEAHTSPAGQPEHPADSSEQAVWEGSSAMELYFLPDSQTQDALEAPGFEAPPEQLSPAGSGLDPCWPGTSPRADGGSLAEAQPRTRMGIKTCEAARMEDATDTVRGLVIELSNLNRLIMSAHRDLEAFKRLNYYQKAKPAGKAPAAYTPKGAGNLPRGEQSWRDS, encoded by the exons GAGGGGAAGGAATCCGTCCTCCAAAACTTCCAAAGAACCCAAGGTTAGGAGACTCTGACGGGGACCCCCAGAGTTCCAAGTTGGGCCATTGGCATCACCctgaagagacagaaagcagatcaggaCCCGCTCCCTCTGCAGAGCAGAGCCCGGAGGCACCAGGGCAGGCAGCTTCCAG CTCTCCTTATGAGGAAGTAGGAGCTCCTTCCAGGCTCCTCGGGCAGCCAGAAAAGGAGCCAGTTCGCCTTCCTCCTTCCCAG AACTCAGCCGGGAGGTTTGTCCCCCAGTTTACAAAACCCAGGAAGACAGTGACAGGACgagcagagaagagggaagaggaccCCAGGAGTGGGGCCTTCAGCTTG GAAACGCTGCCAGAACCCAGTGCCCAGCAGGCCAGAAGCCAGCCTCGAGAGGAGTCCCCAGGGCTTGCCCTCCAGGAGACCAGGGACCCAGGAGACCAGACCCAGGCAGACAGCGCCTGCCCCGAGCCCAGCGGCCAAAACCCTGTGACGCCTGTGCCTGGCGATGGGGATCCTCAGCCCTTGGCCTCCAGCACTGCCTCTTTGGAGTGGGGGACAGTGCCCTCGGCCTCAGAGAGGGCCAGCCAGGACCACCTGTCAAAGCATGGGACCAACGTGCCAGATggtggaagcacagaggaggGTTGGCTTCCAGGTGATCATGGCCAGAAAGGGCACCTGCCAGGCAGTGATGCTGAAGAGGAGCCAGACCAAGGAGCCCCTCAGGAGGGAGGTGCCCGAGGGGAAGCAGGAGCTGAGCTGCCTGAGGAGTGCCAGGAGGAAGAAGATGGCATCCTGGGCCCAGAGCCCAGATCTGCAGCCCAGGGCCCATCTGGGCCTCTGCAGACGCCCAGCTGGACTGGCGGGGGAGCAGAGGGGAGCTATAGCAGCCCAAGGTGCTCCCGCCTTGGGGCTGTTGTCATCGCAGGTGTGAGCACAGACGCCACGGAGCCAGAACAGAGGGCTCTGGGGGTGGCTGGGCCAGGCGGGACGGTCAACGCCAGGGTGACTGCCTCTCCCAGTGGGAAGGCTCCTGATGGAGGCCACAGCAGGGCCCTGCTCGGCTGCATGCCTCTCAATGGGGAGACCacaggaggcagagaggaggcaAGGCGGGCAGACAAGCCCCCTGATGATGTCCCGGGGGGCCTTGCAGCCTCCCTGGCTCCGGCTCACGAGAGCCAAGAGCCCACAATAGGTGCTGGGGATTCCAGCCCTTTAGCCTTGCAAATGGGTCCAGGTGTGGGTCAGACACAGGTACCAGGCCCGGATCAAGAAGGGCTGGGGGGTATGTGCTTGCTGCCTTTGCTATCACAACCTGTGGCTAAAAAGACAGCTGAGTTAGGGAGCCAGAGCCACGAACAAGACCTCAAGGGGCGCAGTTTGTCcctcggagcctgtgctccaccagcGTACAGAGAAGCAGTGGACGGCCCTCCCCAGGATGCTGGGGCACGTCAGGGCAGCCCAGAGGCCCACACAAGCCCGGCAGGCCAGCCTGAGCACCCTGCTGACTCTTCAGAGCAGGCTGTCTGGGAGGGGTCCTCAGCCATGGAACTCTACTTCCTGCCGGACAGCCAGACACAGGATGCCCTGGAAGCCCCTGGTTTTGAAGCCCCACCTGAACAG TTGTCTCCTGCAGGGAGCGGGCTGGACCCTTGCTGGCCTGGCACCAGCCCACGTGCCGATGGAGGCTCCCTTGCTGAGGCCCAGCCAAG GACCCGAATGGGGATCAAGACCTGCGAAGCCGCCAGGATGGAGGATGCAACAGACACCGTGCGAGGCCTCGTCATCGAGCTCTCCAACCTGAA CCGGCTGATCATGAGCGCCCACCGGGACCTGGAGGCCTTCAAGCGCCTCAACTACTACCAGAAAGCAAAGCCGGCAGGGAAGGCCCCTGCAGCCTACACACCAAAGGGGGCTGGGAATCTCCCTCGAGGGGAGCAGTCCTGGAGGGACTCGTAG